CGCGCAGCCGCTCGATCCCGAACGCGAAGAGACGCTCCGGGTCGGGACGAAACGAAGCGATCGGTTCCGCCAGTTGCCCGGCGATATCCGGATCATCGCCCAGCTTGGCCAACGCCTCCGTATCTCCCTCGACCAGGGGCCTGAGGCGCACGTTGCGCGCAAGCAGCGAAACACCGGGCATGGGTGCGTGCGCGCAAGCCGAATCAGGAGCGGTAGTCGGCGTTGATGTCGATATAGCCATGGGTGAGGTCGCAGGTCCATACGGTGGCGCGCCCCTGGCCGATGCCAACGTCGGTTTCGATCACGACATCTCGGCCGCGCACGTGTTCGACTACAGGCGCTTCATCGTAGCCGGGAACGACGCTGCCGTCCTTGGCGATTTGCACCCCGCCCATGCGGATGGCGAGCTTGTCGCGATCCGCCCGCTCGCCCGCCTTGCCGATCGCCATCACCACCCGGCCCCAGTTCGCGTCGCCGCCCGCGATCGCGGTCTTGACCAGCGGCGAATTGGCAATGGCGAGCGCGATCCTGCGCGCGGCGCGATCGTCCGCCGCGCCGGTCACAGTGACGGTAATGAACTTGGAGGCACCTTCACCATCACGCACCACCTGCTGGGCGAGATCGACCATGACTTCTTCCAGCTTGGCGCGGAAATCGACGAGCAACGGCTCGGCCGCGTCGGTCGCAGGCGGATGCTTGGTACCGGCGCCGGTCGCAAATACCAACACCGTATCGCTGGTGGACGTGTCGCTGTCGACCGTGATCGAATTGAACGAGCGATCGACCGCGGGCCCAACGATCGCCTGAAGAACCCGCGCGGGAATCGCAGCATCGGTGAAAATGAAGGCGAGCATGGTCGCCATGTCCGGTGCGATCATGCCGGAGCCCTTGGCAATGCCGGCAATGGTGACTGCCTCGCCCCCGATACGCGCGGTTCGCGCCGCGCCCTTGGGGAACGTATCGGTGGTCATGATGGCGCGCGCGGCTTCTTCCCACTTGCCCGCGCCGAGAGATTTGGCAAGCGCAGGCAGCGTGACGACGATCTTATCCGCTGGCAGCGGCTCGCCAATGACACCGGTGGAGGCAACGAACACCTCGCCCGCGCGGCAGCCGAGAACATCGGCCGCGGCCTCGACGGTTTGCTCGACCGCCTTGGTTCCAGCCCAGCCGGTGAAGGCATTGGCGTTGCCGGAGTTGACCACCAAGCCGCGCGCGCCGCCCGGCAACGACCGGCGACACCACTCGACCGGCGCCGAAGCGGTGAGTGAACGGGTCAACGTGCCCGCGACCGAGGTCGTCGGGGCGAGTTCGACTAGCATCAAGTCGGTTCGGCCGCGATAGCGCACGCCGCACGATCCGGTCGCGACGCGCACGCCCGCGACAGCCGGAATTTCGGGAAAGCGTTCGGGGGCGAGCGGCGAAACCTTGGGCGGCATGGCGGGTCTTTGGGGCAAGTCGCAGAGGCGTGAATCGATGACGCCGGCGAAGCGGCGAACGGCGCTTTGTATGGCCTTCTGTCGGTCAAGAAAAGCCCCCGAAAGCCGACCCGGATTGGGAGAGCCCCGCATTGACAGGGGGGGAACGGGACTCTATCTCTTCCCCGCCCCTGTTTCTCCGCCAAAAGTCCCGTTCTTCCCCCGGACACAGCATGTTCGACGTCCTTGCCCGCAAGCTGTTTGGCTCCGCCAATCAGCGATTTCTGAACCGCCTGCACAGGGATGTAGAGCGTATCAACGCGCTCGAGCCCGAATTGGAGCGGCTCTCCGATGACGCACTCAAGGCCCGCACCCCTTGGCTCAAGGAGCGACTCGCGGCCGGCGAGGACCTGGACGATTTGCTCCACGACGCCTTCGCCACTGTGCGCGAAGCCGCCAAGCGTACCCTCGGCCAGCGTCATTTCGACGTCCAGCTGCTCGGCGGTATGGTGCTGCACCGGGGCATGATCAGCGAGATGAAAACCGGCGAAGGCAAGACCCTGGTCGCAACTCTGCCGGTCTATCTCAACGCGCTCGCCGGCGCGGGCGTCCACGTGGTCACCGTCAACGACTACCTCGCACGCCGCGACTCCGAATGGATGGGGCGGATCTACAACTTCCTCGACTTAAGTGTCGGCTGCATCGTGCACGGCCTCGACGACGACGAGCGCCGCGCCCAATACGCCTGCGACGTGACCTATGGCACCAACAACGAATTCGGCTTCGATTATCTGCGCGACAACATGAAATATGCGCTCGCCGACATGGTGCAGCGCCCGTTCTATTACGCCATCGTCGACGAAGTCGATTCGATTTTGATCGATGAAGCGCGCACGCCCCTGATCATCTCCGGTCCGACCGAGGACAATTCCGAGCTTTATATCGCGGTCAATCGGCTGATCCCCTCCCTCGGCAAAAGCGATTACGAAAAAGATGAAAAAGCTCGCGCCGTCACCTTGACCGAAGCCGGCAACGAAACTATCGAGCGGCTGTTGCGCGACAACGGCCTGCTTGGCGGCGGGGGCAGCCTTTACGATGTCGCCAACGTCTCCCTCGTCCACCACGTTAATCAGGCGTTGCGCGCGCACAAGCTGTTCCAGCGCGACGTCGATTACATCGTCAAGAACGACAAGGTAGTGATCATTGACGAGTTCACTGGCCGCATGATGGAAGGCCGGCGCTATTCAGAAGGCCTGCACCAGGCGCTTGAAGCCAAGGAAGGCGTGACCATCGAAAACGAGAATCAGACGTTGGCATCGATTACCTTCCAGAATTATTTCCGGCTTTATCCCAAGCTCGCCGGCATGACCGGCACCGCCATGACCGAGGCGGGCGAATTCTCGGAAATCTACAAGCTCGAAGTCATCGAAATCCCGACCAATGTCCAGTGCGTGCGCCAGGACCACGACGACGAGGTCTACCGCACCGCCGACGAAAAATACAATGCGATCATCGCCTTGATCGAGGATTGTCGCGCGCGCAAGCAGCCGGCGCTGGTCGGCACCGTCAGCATCGAAAAATCCGAACACCTCTCCCAGTTGCTCAAGAAACGCAACATCCCGCACCAAGTGCTGAACGCCCGCTACCATGAGCAGGAAGCCTACATCGTTGCTCAAGCCGGCGTGCCGGGTACGGTCACCATCGCCACCAATATGGCTGGCCGTGGCACCGACATCCAACTCGGCGGCAACGTCGACATGCGACTCAAGCAGGAATTGGCCGATATCGCCGACGAGGCCAAGCGCGCGACCCGCGCCGATGTCATCCGCGCCGAGGTCGCCGGTGCCAAGCGGACCGCGATCGAGGCCGGCGGTCTTTACATCATCGGTACCGAGCGCCACGAAAGCCGGCGCATCGACAATCAGCTTCGCGGCCGATCGGGTCGCCAGGGCGACCCCGGTGCGTCCAAGTTTTTCCTCTCGCTCCAGGACGATCTGATGCGCATCTTCGGTTCGGAGCGGATCGACGGCATGCTGCGCACCTTGGGACTCAAGGAAGGCGAGGCCATCGTCCATCCCTGGGTCAACAAGGCTCTGGAAAAGGCGCAGCAGAAGGTCGAGGCGCGCAACTT
This portion of the Rhodospirillales bacterium genome encodes:
- the argJ gene encoding bifunctional glutamate N-acetyltransferase/amino-acid acetyltransferase ArgJ produces the protein MPPKVSPLAPERFPEIPAVAGVRVATGSCGVRYRGRTDLMLVELAPTTSVAGTLTRSLTASAPVEWCRRSLPGGARGLVVNSGNANAFTGWAGTKAVEQTVEAAADVLGCRAGEVFVASTGVIGEPLPADKIVVTLPALAKSLGAGKWEEAARAIMTTDTFPKGAARTARIGGEAVTIAGIAKGSGMIAPDMATMLAFIFTDAAIPARVLQAIVGPAVDRSFNSITVDSDTSTSDTVLVFATGAGTKHPPATDAAEPLLVDFRAKLEEVMVDLAQQVVRDGEGASKFITVTVTGAADDRAARRIALAIANSPLVKTAIAGGDANWGRVVMAIGKAGERADRDKLAIRMGGVQIAKDGSVVPGYDEAPVVEHVRGRDVVIETDVGIGQGRATVWTCDLTHGYIDINADYRS
- the secA gene encoding preprotein translocase subunit SecA, translating into MFDVLARKLFGSANQRFLNRLHRDVERINALEPELERLSDDALKARTPWLKERLAAGEDLDDLLHDAFATVREAAKRTLGQRHFDVQLLGGMVLHRGMISEMKTGEGKTLVATLPVYLNALAGAGVHVVTVNDYLARRDSEWMGRIYNFLDLSVGCIVHGLDDDERRAQYACDVTYGTNNEFGFDYLRDNMKYALADMVQRPFYYAIVDEVDSILIDEARTPLIISGPTEDNSELYIAVNRLIPSLGKSDYEKDEKARAVTLTEAGNETIERLLRDNGLLGGGGSLYDVANVSLVHHVNQALRAHKLFQRDVDYIVKNDKVVIIDEFTGRMMEGRRYSEGLHQALEAKEGVTIENENQTLASITFQNYFRLYPKLAGMTGTAMTEAGEFSEIYKLEVIEIPTNVQCVRQDHDDEVYRTADEKYNAIIALIEDCRARKQPALVGTVSIEKSEHLSQLLKKRNIPHQVLNARYHEQEAYIVAQAGVPGTVTIATNMAGRGTDIQLGGNVDMRLKQELADIADEAKRATRADVIRAEVAGAKRTAIEAGGLYIIGTERHESRRIDNQLRGRSGRQGDPGASKFFLSLQDDLMRIFGSERIDGMLRTLGLKEGEAIVHPWVNKALEKAQQKVEARNFEIRKNLLRYDDVMNDQRKVVYEQRKELMSVDDVSDDLRDMRRQVVDDLVGKYIPEGAYPEQWAVDSLHEEVLRVFGLDLPIADWAKEEGIADAEIKGRIGAAADRRLAEKAANFGPDLTRRVEKSLLMQVLDQVWKEHLLTLDHLRQGIGLRAYGQRDPLNEYKTEAFALFEQMLDRLRERVTTILAHVELRMEDPAQPLQPGPPKGAMETRSDPAFARDPRPAFDANDPATWGRVPRNAPCPCGSGRKYKHCHGKAA